A region of Nostoc sp. 'Peltigera membranacea cyanobiont' N6 DNA encodes the following proteins:
- the bchM gene encoding magnesium protoporphyrin IX methyltransferase, whose protein sequence is MNAADDKTIVREYFNSTGFDRWKRIYGDGEVNKVQLDIRNGHQQTVDTVIGWLKADNNLPELSICDAGCGVGSLSIPLAVDGAKVYAADISEKMVEEGKDRAKQTLGNNENPTFAVQDLESLSGSYHTVICLDVLIHYPQEKADEMISHLCSLAQSRIILSFAPKTCALTILKKIGSFFPGPSKATRAYLHREADVVKILETNGFSLQRKAMTKTRFYFSRLLEATRN, encoded by the coding sequence ATGAACGCAGCCGACGATAAAACGATTGTTCGTGAGTATTTCAATTCCACAGGGTTTGACCGTTGGAAGCGAATCTACGGCGATGGCGAAGTCAACAAAGTCCAACTAGACATTCGCAATGGACACCAGCAAACCGTAGATACAGTTATCGGCTGGTTGAAGGCTGATAATAATTTACCAGAGCTATCAATCTGCGATGCTGGGTGTGGTGTCGGTAGTCTCAGCATTCCCCTTGCGGTAGATGGTGCCAAGGTCTATGCCGCCGATATTTCTGAGAAAATGGTGGAAGAAGGCAAGGATAGAGCCAAACAAACCTTGGGAAATAATGAAAATCCTACTTTTGCCGTGCAGGATTTGGAATCGTTGAGTGGGAGTTACCATACCGTTATTTGCTTGGATGTTCTCATCCACTACCCCCAAGAAAAAGCCGATGAGATGATTTCTCATCTCTGTTCCTTGGCACAGTCGCGGATAATTCTCAGTTTTGCGCCCAAAACTTGCGCTCTGACTATACTAAAGAAAATTGGTAGTTTCTTTCCCGGGCCAAGTAAAGCGACTCGTGCATATTTGCATCGTGAGGCTGATGTGGTGAAAATTTTAGAAACTAATGGTTTTTCATTGCAACGAAAGGCGATGACGAAGACTCGCTTCTATTTTTCCCGCCTGCTGGAAGCTACACGCAACTAA
- a CDS encoding alkaline phosphatase family protein, which yields MVQLDTKAPKAGNIYIWRCGRMVLPKIYKTFLIIATVTLVTVLAVSGFAKTKPQHNIIIFITDGLRPSKVNAQETPNLHEIRQQGVSFVNSHSLFPTFTTANASAIATGHYLGDTGDFSNTINVGFPVNSANNSPVPFLENNAVLGEISQHFDGNYLNEESLLDAAREAGFSTAAVGKIGPVLIQDITQRSGKSTIIVDDATGSQTGIPLSSEIAGLLTKNGIALKSPTRGDNGKSGNSTVPGTKVANIFQQQYFADITTKVLLPLFKQRQKPFALIYWSRDPDGTQHNQGDSLNTLTPGINGPTSFAARQNVDNNLGQIRAVLKQLNLEASTNIFVTADHGFSTISKESKTSYSKTLDYPDIMKGFLPPGFLAIDIAHGLKLPLFDPDKQNVAVDPTQGQFSKNGLIGKDPNKPDVLVAANGGSDLIYLPNSANNKALAKKVVDILLKEDYVSGLFVNDTLGSIPGTLPLSAIALKGKSHLPSPAIAVNFRTFDTGCGDPTACGVEVADTSLQQGQGMHGSFSRADTYNYMAAIGPDFKKAFVDRVPVSNADVPITLAKILNLNIPHQGKLIGRVLNESLVRGVKKVYFKSNTLTSQPSTNGLKTILKYQTVGSTRYFDVAGFTGRTLGLAK from the coding sequence ATGGTTCAATTAGATACTAAAGCCCCAAAAGCCGGAAATATCTATATTTGGAGATGTGGTCGGATGGTTTTACCTAAGATATATAAGACTTTTCTGATAATAGCTACTGTTACACTCGTGACAGTATTGGCAGTTTCAGGGTTTGCCAAAACAAAACCTCAACACAATATAATAATTTTTATTACCGATGGATTGCGACCTAGTAAAGTTAATGCTCAAGAAACTCCTAATCTTCATGAGATTCGCCAACAGGGTGTAAGCTTTGTCAATAGCCATTCACTCTTTCCTACTTTTACTACCGCTAATGCTTCTGCGATCGCAACTGGACATTATCTCGGTGATACTGGTGATTTCAGCAATACAATTAATGTTGGCTTTCCTGTCAATAGTGCTAATAATAGCCCCGTTCCTTTCTTAGAAAACAATGCTGTTCTGGGAGAAATTAGCCAACACTTTGATGGCAATTATTTAAACGAAGAAAGTCTATTAGATGCCGCGCGTGAAGCTGGATTTAGTACCGCTGCCGTTGGAAAGATTGGGCCAGTATTAATTCAAGATATTACTCAACGAAGTGGTAAATCTACAATCATAGTTGATGATGCCACCGGTTCCCAAACGGGAATTCCTTTGAGTTCTGAAATAGCTGGATTGTTAACAAAAAATGGCATTGCCTTAAAATCTCCGACGCGAGGAGATAATGGCAAATCTGGTAACAGTACAGTACCAGGCACGAAAGTCGCTAATATATTTCAACAACAATACTTTGCCGATATAACCACAAAAGTGCTATTACCTCTATTTAAACAACGGCAAAAACCTTTTGCTTTAATTTATTGGTCACGCGATCCAGATGGAACTCAGCATAACCAAGGTGATAGCTTAAACACTCTGACTCCAGGCATTAATGGCCCCACTTCATTTGCCGCTCGTCAAAATGTCGATAACAATCTCGGACAAATCCGTGCCGTTCTCAAACAGCTAAATTTAGAAGCTTCTACAAATATTTTTGTGACGGCGGATCACGGTTTTTCTACAATCAGCAAGGAGAGCAAAACCAGCTACTCAAAGACACTTGATTATCCAGATATTATGAAAGGATTTTTGCCACCTGGTTTTCTAGCTATTGATATCGCTCATGGTTTAAAATTGCCTTTATTCGATCCAGATAAGCAAAATGTTGCAGTCGATCCAACTCAGGGTCAGTTTTCTAAAAATGGTTTGATTGGTAAAGATCCGAATAAACCTGATGTATTAGTGGCTGCTAATGGTGGTTCAGATTTGATTTATTTACCTAATAGTGCCAATAACAAAGCACTTGCTAAAAAAGTTGTAGATATCCTCTTAAAAGAAGATTATGTTAGTGGTTTATTTGTAAATGATACATTAGGCTCAATTCCGGGGACTTTACCATTAAGTGCGATCGCGCTCAAGGGTAAATCTCATCTTCCTAGCCCTGCGATCGCAGTAAACTTTCGGACATTCGATACTGGTTGTGGCGATCCAACTGCTTGCGGTGTGGAGGTTGCAGACACTTCTTTGCAGCAAGGACAGGGGATGCATGGCTCTTTTAGTCGTGCTGATACTTACAATTATATGGCTGCGATCGGCCCTGACTTTAAGAAAGCTTTTGTAGACCGAGTACCAGTGAGTAATGCTGATGTGCCTATTACCTTGGCTAAGATTTTAAATTTGAATATTCCTCATCAAGGAAAACTTATAGGTCGTGTTTTAAATGAATCTTTGGTCAGAGGAGTAAAAAAAGTTTATTTTAAATCTAATACTTTGACATCTCAACCAAGTACTAATGGATTAAAGACAATCTTGAAGTATCAAACTGTTGGCTCAACTCGATATTTTGACGTTGCTGGTTTTACTGGTCGGACACTCGGTTTAGCAAAATAG
- a CDS encoding helix-turn-helix domain-containing protein yields MNIEKFIQRAETLQKRLADLYQTANVLPWISPDLLPQAFKELYNNSKIVKLAAQELYQQNEELVQTRNWLEAERQHYQDLFEFAPDGYLVTNTEGIIQEANHTAAKLLNVSKHFLVGKPMINFVPLEERQQVYSELIQLSQSDRVRELLVRLQQRYGEFFDAALTVTVVRNQQDKAISLRWIVRNISGRQYLESGIVKNDGDFFNERHVHKHSKGETIPLNPLVIWYVSQGLVKLSTYCETGEEVLIGLATAGMVFGSSLTSLNIYQATAFSDVKLVSIYAAEIEASPNLSHTLLPKINQRLRQTESFLVISGRRRVQERLHYLLELLKREVGESVPEGTRLSVRFTHEDIASACCTTRVTITRLMGKLQEEGIISFDLKKHMILRDFD; encoded by the coding sequence GTGAACATAGAAAAATTTATTCAACGCGCAGAAACATTGCAGAAGCGTTTAGCAGATTTATACCAAACTGCTAATGTATTACCTTGGATTTCACCGGATCTACTGCCGCAAGCTTTTAAAGAACTTTACAATAACTCAAAGATAGTAAAGTTAGCGGCACAAGAACTGTATCAACAAAATGAGGAACTTGTACAAACACGGAACTGGCTAGAAGCAGAACGCCAACACTACCAAGATTTATTTGAGTTTGCGCCAGATGGCTATTTAGTAACTAATACAGAAGGAATAATTCAAGAAGCTAATCATACCGCAGCTAAGTTGCTCAATGTTTCAAAGCATTTTTTGGTGGGCAAACCAATGATTAACTTTGTCCCTCTAGAAGAACGTCAACAGGTTTACAGCGAACTCATCCAGTTATCCCAATCAGACAGAGTTAGAGAGTTATTGGTACGCTTGCAACAACGTTATGGCGAGTTTTTTGATGCAGCTTTGACAGTGACAGTTGTCCGCAATCAGCAAGATAAGGCAATCTCTCTGCGCTGGATAGTACGTAATATTAGTGGCCGTCAGTACTTAGAATCAGGAATAGTCAAGAATGACGGCGATTTCTTCAACGAGCGCCACGTGCATAAACATTCTAAAGGAGAAACTATTCCCCTCAATCCATTAGTAATTTGGTATGTTTCTCAGGGTTTGGTCAAACTCAGTACCTACTGTGAAACGGGTGAAGAAGTGTTGATAGGATTGGCAACAGCAGGAATGGTTTTTGGCTCTAGTTTGACTTCTCTAAACATCTACCAAGCAACAGCTTTCTCTGATGTTAAGTTGGTATCAATTTACGCGGCAGAGATAGAGGCTTCTCCAAATCTGAGCCATACGCTTTTACCAAAAATCAATCAGAGATTACGGCAAACAGAATCTTTTTTAGTCATTTCTGGAAGGCGACGAGTACAAGAGCGCTTGCACTATCTATTAGAACTTTTAAAACGAGAAGTGGGTGAAAGTGTACCGGAGGGAACTCGCCTAAGCGTTCGCTTTACTCACGAAGATATTGCTAGCGCTTGCTGTACTACCAGAGTAACAATTACACGATTGATGGGCAAATTACAAGAAGAAGGTATTATCAGTTTTGACTTAAAAAAACACATGATCTTGAGAGATTTCGATTAA
- the glpK gene encoding glycerol kinase GlpK: MHTLGNTTPSSGYILALDLGTTGNRAFVFNAEGKIVGQAYKELTQYYPQPGWLEHDPQQIWKDTCWVMQTAIKNAQIVPSAIAALGLTVQRETCLIWDKTTGKPLHRAIVWQDRRTAPLCHQLQEQGYADEIYDRTGLIIDAYFSATKLRWLLDKVTDVDLNNVLAGTIDTWVLWNLTGGKVHATDHSNASRTMLMNLKTCEWDEKLLDLFQIPADILPQIQPSLGVFGVTDTTLLGAEIPITAILGDQQAALFGHGCDRPGLMKCTYGTGSFLVAHTGDRIVRSLRGATPTHHQLISTVAWTKPNSSGALDVGYALEGSMFTSGACIQWLRDRLKLIKTAAESETMANQVKDNGGVYFVPAFSGLGAPYWDMSARGAFFGITASVEPEHLVRAVLEAIAYQVLEVVQAINESSSNPVGRLTVDGGACENNFLMQFQADVLGIPVERPIMRDTTVQGAAFAAGLAVGFWESYEALVQQRQIERVFEPESDRPLSNFGTWQKAVKRTLAWEE, from the coding sequence ATGCACACACTTGGCAACACAACTCCATCATCGGGCTACATCTTAGCACTGGACTTAGGTACAACAGGCAACCGCGCCTTTGTATTTAACGCAGAGGGCAAGATTGTTGGGCAGGCATATAAAGAACTAACTCAGTATTATCCGCAGCCCGGATGGTTAGAACACGATCCTCAACAAATCTGGAAAGATACGTGTTGGGTAATGCAAACCGCGATTAAAAATGCCCAGATTGTTCCATCCGCGATCGCAGCTTTGGGACTAACTGTACAGCGCGAAACCTGCTTGATTTGGGACAAAACTACTGGTAAACCACTCCATAGAGCGATCGTCTGGCAAGATCGCCGCACTGCTCCCCTTTGTCACCAGTTACAAGAGCAAGGCTATGCTGATGAAATTTACGATCGCACCGGATTAATTATTGATGCTTATTTTTCTGCTACCAAACTCAGGTGGCTATTAGACAAGGTTACAGATGTTGACCTAAACAATGTCTTAGCAGGCACTATTGATACCTGGGTGTTGTGGAATCTTACAGGCGGGAAAGTCCATGCCACTGACCACAGCAACGCCAGCCGGACAATGTTGATGAATCTCAAAACCTGTGAGTGGGATGAGAAATTACTGGATCTGTTTCAGATTCCGGCTGATATTTTGCCTCAGATTCAACCTAGTTTAGGAGTATTTGGAGTTACCGATACTACTTTGTTGGGCGCTGAAATTCCCATTACAGCTATCTTGGGGGATCAACAAGCGGCTTTATTTGGTCATGGCTGCGATCGCCCCGGTTTGATGAAATGCACTTACGGGACTGGCAGTTTTTTGGTAGCTCACACAGGCGATCGAATTGTGCGATCTCTACGAGGGGCTACGCCTACGCACCATCAACTTATTTCTACAGTGGCATGGACAAAACCAAATTCAAGCGGAGCATTAGATGTAGGCTATGCCTTAGAAGGCAGTATGTTTACCAGTGGAGCTTGTATCCAATGGTTGCGCGATCGCCTCAAACTGATTAAAACTGCTGCTGAAAGTGAAACGATGGCGAATCAGGTCAAAGATAATGGCGGAGTCTACTTTGTACCTGCATTTAGTGGGCTGGGCGCACCCTATTGGGATATGAGCGCGAGGGGAGCCTTTTTTGGCATTACCGCCAGTGTAGAACCAGAGCATCTAGTACGCGCTGTGTTGGAAGCGATCGCCTATCAAGTTCTGGAGGTAGTGCAAGCAATTAATGAATCTAGTAGCAATCCAGTTGGACGATTAACCGTAGATGGTGGTGCTTGTGAGAATAATTTTTTGATGCAGTTCCAGGCTGATGTTTTAGGTATTCCAGTTGAACGGCCGATAATGCGCGATACGACTGTTCAGGGTGCAGCATTTGCAGCAGGTTTAGCTGTAGGATTTTGGGAGAGCTATGAAGCACTGGTGCAGCAACGGCAAATTGAGCGTGTGTTTGAGCCGGAGAGCGATCGCCCATTGTCCAACTTTGGTACTTGGCAAAAAGCAGTGAAACGTACTCTTGCTTGGGAGGAGTAG
- a CDS encoding nucleotidyltransferase domain-containing protein has product MMNIPPSLNTIIGQQPYPLLFTIISGSHLYGFPSPDSDYDLRGVHILPVQEVVGLETGNETIEISEVRESLEIDLVTHDVKKFFLMLLKKNGYVLEQLYSPLILTTSPEHQELKSLAYNCITRHHSHHYLGFSATQWKLFDKEQTHQIKPLLYVYRVLLTGIYLMQTGVVEANLIKLNEVFNLPYIHDLIAQKLVGKEKSILSDVNADFHRGEYERLRNKLQEAYESSQLPEVPSANVALHNLLVRLRARRDEY; this is encoded by the coding sequence ATGATGAATATTCCACCTTCACTTAACACAATTATTGGGCAACAGCCTTACCCGCTTTTATTTACCATCATCAGTGGTTCCCACTTGTATGGTTTTCCGTCGCCTGATTCTGATTATGACTTGCGTGGTGTGCATATTTTACCAGTTCAAGAAGTGGTGGGATTAGAAACTGGTAATGAAACTATTGAAATTTCAGAAGTTCGTGAATCTTTGGAAATTGATTTAGTAACTCATGATGTCAAGAAATTCTTTTTGATGCTACTTAAAAAGAATGGTTACGTGTTAGAACAATTATATTCACCTTTAATATTAACAACTTCACCAGAACATCAAGAATTAAAATCTCTTGCTTATAATTGCATTACCCGTCACCATAGTCACCACTATCTTGGTTTTTCCGCAACCCAATGGAAACTTTTTGATAAAGAACAGACGCATCAAATAAAGCCATTACTTTATGTTTATCGAGTTCTCTTAACTGGGATTTATCTGATGCAAACAGGGGTAGTTGAAGCTAATTTAATTAAGCTGAATGAGGTGTTTAATTTACCATACATTCATGATTTAATTGCCCAGAAACTAGTGGGTAAAGAAAAGTCTATTTTATCAGATGTTAATGCAGATTTTCATAGAGGAGAATATGAACGTCTGCGTAATAAGTTGCAAGAGGCGTATGAATCTAGCCAATTACCTGAAGTACCTTCAGCGAATGTGGCTTTGCATAATTTGTTGGTACGCCTGAGAGCGAGGAGGGATGAATATTAA
- a CDS encoding cation:proton antiporter domain-containing protein, whose protein sequence is MALNSLTDSPIVAFTILLTVIFTVPPIFEKLRLPGLVGLLVAGILLGQNGLKLLNPESETINLLSDIGKLYLMFVAGLEIDLEQFRKTRNRSIGFGILTFLVPLIAGIATGRLFNFSWNASVLIGSLLASHTLLAYPIVSRLGVVTNEAVTVTIGATIFTDTGALLVLAICVGIHGGQFSALSLATLLGGLAIYTAIVLFGFDWAGKEFFRRSGDEQSNQFLFILLALFLASVGAQVIGVEKIVGAFLAGLAVNDVLGRSPVKEKIEFIGSVLFIPCFFVDMGLLINIPAFIKTLSSIWLTLVIVVALIGSKFIAAFLAKLLYRYNTAEFLTMWSLSLPQVAATLAATLVAYQTVNPAGERLISEAVLNSVIVLMLVTAILGPVITSRFASALQLSETDLETDSLTTWWQGNESKLVEKNQEPFTVVVPIYNPQTQRYLIEMAALLSSHESGRIVPLAITKAHIQMDDPQLVTALDKSRERLNLAKEISQEFEVEVSPAIRIDDDAALGISRASREQNASLVVMGWSRTTGLRARLFGSVIDSVFWSSHCPVAVTRLLSSPKTIQRILVPVGDLTRQTIGALRFAQILADANQAEVVLLHVSDRKTPQNRVENFVSQLSDITSKSQLEVNTNIQTIRGDDIARVIIREAQAFDLAVLRSVRYRTAGGLAVSEVTTQLLRELKCSIVLLGEPHS, encoded by the coding sequence ATGGCACTGAACTCGCTAACAGACAGTCCTATCGTTGCATTTACAATTCTCCTAACAGTAATCTTTACTGTACCTCCTATATTCGAGAAACTACGACTACCTGGATTAGTGGGGTTGCTAGTGGCAGGTATATTACTAGGACAAAATGGACTAAAATTGTTAAACCCTGAGTCTGAAACTATCAATCTACTCTCAGATATCGGCAAACTTTATTTGATGTTCGTGGCAGGTTTAGAAATTGACTTAGAGCAGTTCCGTAAAACCAGAAATCGTTCAATTGGCTTCGGCATTTTAACATTTTTAGTTCCACTCATTGCTGGCATTGCTACAGGAAGATTATTCAATTTTAGTTGGAATGCTTCTGTCTTAATTGGCTCTTTGCTGGCTTCTCATACACTTTTAGCATATCCAATTGTGAGTCGTTTGGGGGTGGTAACGAATGAAGCTGTAACCGTTACAATCGGTGCCACAATTTTTACAGATACAGGGGCTTTGCTAGTATTAGCAATTTGTGTTGGAATTCACGGAGGGCAATTCTCTGCCTTAAGTTTAGCGACTTTATTAGGTGGATTAGCAATTTACACTGCTATTGTTTTATTTGGCTTTGACTGGGCAGGAAAAGAGTTTTTTCGCCGTTCTGGAGATGAACAAAGTAATCAGTTTTTGTTTATTTTACTAGCATTATTTTTAGCATCAGTTGGAGCGCAGGTAATTGGGGTTGAAAAAATCGTTGGTGCTTTTTTAGCAGGTTTAGCTGTAAATGATGTTCTGGGACGTAGCCCAGTCAAAGAAAAAATCGAGTTTATTGGTAGTGTTTTATTTATCCCTTGTTTCTTTGTGGACATGGGATTATTGATCAATATTCCTGCATTTATCAAAACCCTTAGTTCAATTTGGCTGACTCTGGTAATTGTAGTAGCTTTGATTGGCAGCAAATTTATAGCGGCATTCTTAGCTAAATTATTGTATCGCTACAACACCGCAGAATTTCTAACAATGTGGTCATTATCACTACCACAAGTAGCAGCCACGCTAGCAGCAACGTTGGTTGCTTATCAAACTGTAAATCCTGCTGGTGAACGCTTAATCAGTGAAGCTGTCTTAAACAGTGTAATCGTCTTGATGCTGGTGACAGCTATTTTGGGCCCAGTCATCACATCACGATTTGCTTCTGCGTTACAGCTTTCTGAGACAGATTTGGAAACAGATAGTTTGACAACTTGGTGGCAAGGTAATGAAAGTAAGCTAGTAGAGAAGAATCAAGAGCCATTTACGGTAGTAGTGCCAATATACAACCCGCAAACCCAGCGTTATTTAATAGAAATGGCAGCACTATTATCTAGTCATGAATCTGGAAGAATTGTGCCATTAGCTATTACTAAAGCGCATATTCAAATGGACGATCCGCAATTAGTAACTGCACTTGATAAAAGTCGAGAAAGATTGAATTTAGCTAAAGAAATTAGTCAAGAATTTGAGGTAGAAGTATCACCAGCAATTCGGATTGATGATGATGCAGCTTTAGGAATTAGTCGCGCCAGTCGAGAACAAAATGCTAGTTTAGTAGTGATGGGTTGGTCGCGGACAACAGGTTTGCGTGCGCGTTTATTTGGTAGTGTAATTGATAGCGTTTTCTGGTCTTCTCACTGTCCAGTAGCAGTAACACGCCTCTTAAGTAGTCCTAAGACAATCCAAAGAATTCTTGTACCAGTTGGAGACTTAACGCGCCAAACCATCGGCGCTTTGCGGTTTGCACAGATTTTGGCTGATGCTAATCAGGCAGAAGTTGTACTATTGCACGTATCCGATCGCAAAACACCTCAGAATCGAGTGGAAAATTTTGTATCTCAATTGTCTGATATTACCTCTAAAAGCCAATTAGAGGTGAATACAAATATCCAAACAATCAGGGGTGATGATATTGCTAGAGTGATAATTCGGGAGGCTCAGGCGTTTGATTTGGCGGTGTTGCGTTCCGTTCGTTATCGCACAGCCGGCGGATTAGCTGTCAGCGAAGTGACAACGCAGTTACTTCGAGAGTTGAAATGCTCAATTGTCTTGCTTGGAGAGCCTCACTCGTGA
- a CDS encoding DUF423 domain-containing protein: protein MTQIFLSVAAILGGLSVAAGAFASHALREKISERSLEIFETGARYQMYHALALFLVAILISRTESPQPTLIASGWLFLIGIAIFSGSLYALSLTGIKSLGAIAPLGGVAFLAGWGTLAFAAWNLKL from the coding sequence ATGACGCAGATTTTTTTGAGTGTAGCTGCAATTTTAGGCGGTTTGTCAGTTGCTGCTGGTGCTTTTGCTTCCCATGCCTTACGGGAAAAAATTAGTGAGCGATCGCTAGAAATTTTTGAAACTGGCGCTCGCTATCAAATGTATCATGCTCTAGCACTTTTTTTAGTCGCCATCCTAATTAGTCGTACCGAGTCCCCTCAACCCACTCTCATCGCCAGTGGATGGCTGTTTCTCATTGGTATTGCTATTTTTTCCGGTAGCTTGTACGCCCTTAGTTTAACCGGTATTAAATCCTTGGGAGCGATCGCACCACTCGGTGGTGTAGCTTTTCTTGCTGGTTGGGGTACTTTAGCTTTTGCTGCTTGGAATTTGAAGTTGTAA
- the egtD gene encoding L-histidine N(alpha)-methyltransferase, with amino-acid sequence MSISKAVNSNVTSQNNVEKRLQIQRLLGATQIVAPSSGSNVVKGLTQTSKSLPPSYFYDDRGSELFEQICDLPEYYLTRTETTILQQYAGEIAKITGPCELVELGSGSSTKTRILLDAYQNLGYSLHYLPIDVSAGMLETSAKQLLGDYPLLQVYALAGTYELALAQLLPTQLPSRMICFIGSSLGNLTPGECDVFFSEITEALQVGEYFLLGIDLQKPKHILEPAYNDRQGVTAAFNLNMLEHLNHRFDGNFDTTQFEHWAFYNESEQQIEMHLRSLRSQIVELHALNLKVNFALGETILTEISRKFDLDTIKQQLTAQGLSPLEVWTDPNQWFGLLLCQMQA; translated from the coding sequence ATGTCGATATCTAAAGCTGTTAACAGTAATGTTACTTCTCAAAACAACGTTGAAAAACGCTTGCAGATACAGCGTTTGTTAGGAGCAACTCAAATAGTTGCACCTAGTAGTGGGAGTAATGTTGTGAAGGGATTAACTCAAACATCTAAATCTCTACCCCCTTCTTACTTTTATGATGACCGTGGTTCTGAGCTATTTGAGCAAATCTGTGATTTACCAGAATATTATCTCACACGCACAGAAACAACGATTTTACAGCAGTATGCTGGCGAAATTGCTAAGATTACTGGCCCTTGTGAATTGGTAGAACTTGGCAGTGGCAGTTCTACCAAAACCCGGATTTTGCTAGATGCCTACCAAAATCTAGGTTATTCTCTGCACTACCTACCAATTGATGTGAGTGCAGGTATGTTGGAGACTAGTGCCAAGCAGTTATTGGGAGATTATCCTTTACTGCAAGTTTATGCACTAGCGGGAACTTATGAATTAGCGCTTGCACAACTTCTACCAACGCAATTACCCAGCAGGATGATTTGTTTTATTGGTAGCAGTTTAGGTAATCTTACACCTGGTGAGTGTGATGTCTTCTTTTCGGAAATTACAGAAGCTTTGCAAGTAGGTGAGTATTTCTTGTTGGGGATAGATTTACAAAAGCCGAAACATATTTTGGAACCAGCTTATAACGATCGCCAGGGAGTGACGGCAGCATTTAACCTCAATATGCTAGAGCATTTAAATCACCGCTTTGACGGCAATTTCGACACCACACAGTTTGAACACTGGGCGTTTTACAATGAAAGTGAGCAGCAAATAGAAATGCATTTACGCAGCCTGCGATCGCAAATTGTAGAATTACACGCTCTTAATCTCAAGGTTAATTTTGCACTAGGTGAGACTATCCTTACCGAAATTTCTCGCAAATTTGACCTCGATACCATCAAGCAGCAACTCACTGCACAGGGTTTATCACCTCTTGAAGTGTGGACAGATCCAAATCAATGGTTTGGTTTATTGCTCTGTCAAATGCAAGCATAA
- the argC gene encoding N-acetyl-gamma-glutamyl-phosphate reductase produces MTKPKIFIDGESGTTGLQIYSRLNQRDDIELVSIEASKRRDASERAKLINAVDVVILCLPDDAAREAVSLVSSTTVKILDASSAHRTANGWIYGFPEINPGQREKIASAQFVSNPGCYPTGFLACIRPLTAKGILKSNFPITVNAVSGYSGGGKNLINQYHTFHEQQAGGESLYPYAIYGLQFGHKHVKEMHYYSELASPPLFVPSVGDFEQGMLVQVPLPLGILDNPPSGEVIYEAIANYYQGEKFVQVAPYQDSTLLRDGVFLDAMSTTGYAYAINGTNIVQVFVFANDTTKEALLVARLDNLGKGASGAAIQNLNIMLGFPEELGLL; encoded by the coding sequence ATTACTAAACCTAAGATTTTTATTGATGGCGAATCAGGAACCACAGGCTTACAAATTTACTCACGTCTCAATCAACGGGATGATATCGAGTTAGTTAGCATTGAGGCATCTAAACGTAGAGATGCAAGTGAGCGAGCTAAACTAATCAATGCCGTCGATGTTGTTATTCTCTGCCTACCTGATGATGCAGCCCGCGAAGCTGTTAGCTTAGTCAGTAGTACTACCGTTAAGATTCTTGATGCGAGTAGTGCCCATCGCACAGCTAATGGCTGGATATATGGGTTCCCTGAAATTAATCCAGGACAGAGAGAGAAAATCGCCAGCGCCCAGTTTGTCAGCAATCCGGGCTGTTATCCCACAGGATTTTTAGCCTGTATCCGTCCTTTGACTGCTAAGGGAATTTTAAAAAGTAATTTTCCCATCACTGTTAATGCAGTATCAGGTTACTCTGGTGGCGGAAAGAATCTCATCAATCAATACCATACTTTCCACGAACAGCAAGCCGGAGGGGAGTCACTATATCCTTATGCCATCTACGGTTTGCAGTTTGGACATAAGCACGTCAAGGAAATGCATTATTATTCAGAGTTAGCATCGCCGCCACTGTTTGTACCGTCAGTAGGAGATTTTGAGCAAGGGATGCTAGTTCAAGTACCTTTACCACTAGGAATTTTGGATAATCCACCATCAGGTGAGGTAATCTATGAAGCGATCGCTAATTACTACCAAGGTGAAAAATTTGTGCAGGTTGCTCCATACCAAGATTCTACTCTGCTGCGAGACGGAGTATTTTTGGATGCGATGTCTACGACGGGCTACGCCTACGCAATCAACGGCACCAATATTGTTCAGGTTTTTGTATTCGCCAATGACACCACCAAAGAAGCGTTGCTAGTTGCTCGTCTCGACAACTTAGGCAAAGGCGCATCAGGAGCCGCAATCCAAAACTTAAACATCATGCTAGGCTTTCCAGAAGAATTGGGATTGTTATGA